A genome region from Anaerobacillus alkaliphilus includes the following:
- the uvsE gene encoding UV DNA damage repair endonuclease UvsE, translated as MKLGYACLNVSLALKMRTCRMKTVEIEGMKRVKELTLENLQNVINILKWNQENQIDFFRVTSDIVPFGSHEILTWDWWKDEDVLALTAEIKEYKEKHQMRLSVHPGQYTIINSPNESVVSNAFRDLEYHYKFIDLMGGTDMVIHVGGVYGNKDEAKKRFIENYKRLSPGIKEMLILENDDKSFHVQDVLSIYEEVGVPVCFDIHHHRCNPYEEASIDDLLTQVVSSWQNKRLPKMHISSGRNSKTDTSHHDYILKEDFDDFIELLGDRDVDLMFEAKKKELAVLRIRDELNENNSFL; from the coding sequence ATGAAACTAGGCTACGCATGTCTAAATGTATCTCTTGCTTTAAAAATGAGAACATGCCGAATGAAAACGGTTGAAATAGAAGGCATGAAAAGAGTAAAAGAATTAACACTAGAAAATTTACAGAATGTCATAAATATCTTGAAGTGGAATCAGGAAAATCAGATTGACTTTTTTCGGGTAACTAGTGATATTGTCCCGTTTGGGAGTCATGAGATTTTAACGTGGGATTGGTGGAAAGACGAGGATGTTTTAGCTTTAACAGCTGAGATAAAGGAATATAAAGAAAAGCATCAGATGAGATTATCGGTACATCCTGGTCAGTATACAATTATTAATTCTCCCAACGAAAGTGTAGTGTCTAACGCTTTTCGCGACTTGGAATACCATTACAAATTTATAGATCTGATGGGTGGCACAGACATGGTCATTCATGTTGGTGGTGTATACGGAAATAAAGATGAGGCGAAAAAGAGGTTTATTGAAAATTATAAGAGGTTGTCTCCTGGGATTAAAGAAATGTTAATTTTAGAAAATGACGATAAATCCTTTCATGTACAAGATGTTTTGTCTATTTATGAAGAAGTTGGCGTTCCGGTTTGCTTTGATATTCACCACCATCGCTGCAACCCTTATGAAGAGGCTAGTATTGATGACTTATTAACACAGGTTGTATCATCGTGGCAAAATAAACGATTGCCAAAGATGCATATCAGTTCGGGACGAAACTCAAAAACAGATACTTCCCACCATGACTATATTTTAAAAGAAGATTTTGATGATTTTATTGAGCTGTTAGGAGATAGGGATGTCGATCTAATGTTTGAAGCAAAGAAGAAAGAGTTGGCGGTATTAAGAATTAGAGATGAACTAAATGAAAATAATTCCTTTTTATGA